Proteins encoded together in one Ferroglobus placidus DSM 10642 window:
- a CDS encoding winged helix-turn-helix domain-containing protein has protein sequence MQRYVYPVDLTEVEKELDIIIKKLKISKAEAIREAIRHYAEELRGLEVVELRDIPREQAKREIIEFITGKERIRADEIADALRIDLSLVNDILLELWEEGYVEPED, from the coding sequence ATGCAGAGGTATGTTTATCCCGTGGACTTAACGGAAGTTGAGAAAGAACTCGACATCATCATTAAAAAACTGAAGATATCCAAGGCTGAGGCAATCAGAGAGGCAATCAGGCATTACGCTGAGGAACTGAGGGGGCTTGAGGTGGTTGAACTCAGAGACATCCCGAGAGAACAGGCAAAGAGGGAAATTATTGAATTTATCACGGGAAAGGAGAGAATCCGGGCTGATGAAATTGCCGATGCATTGAGAATTGATCTCAGCCTTGTGAACGACATTCTTTTGGAGCTGTGGGAGGAGGGATATGTCGAACCAGAGGATTGA
- a CDS encoding zinc metalloprotease HtpX has translation MMFLFDPIYILLAMLGYAVMLMLASTVAPKVASRVSGNFSLLTSMVLLAILIISISAGVIYVILSFAGYYISFYGLIIFLIAINLLMYLISPFIINATYGARRDEALQMVVNNVARRLNVNPPKAVVVSSPPNAFAYGNILTGKYVAVSDSLINMLDRDELEAVIGHELGHHKHRDNLVMLLFGLLPSVIFYLGYALIHASFRDDRRGMQLAAVGFAAVIVSFIVQILVLAFSRLREYYADFEGVRATSKESMQRSLAKIHLFYNHYPRYADVVAESKLKTLFIYAFVNAVAEPISRIDIERLKKARVSPMQEFLSTHPPIPKRLRFIDSIRAF, from the coding sequence ATGATGTTCCTCTTTGACCCGATCTACATACTGCTGGCAATGCTCGGATATGCTGTAATGCTGATGTTGGCCAGCACCGTAGCCCCGAAGGTTGCAAGCAGAGTTTCGGGGAACTTCTCTCTGCTAACCTCAATGGTTCTGCTGGCAATTCTTATTATTTCTATTTCGGCGGGCGTAATATATGTTATCCTGAGCTTTGCAGGCTACTACATCAGCTTTTATGGACTTATCATCTTTCTCATTGCCATAAATCTGCTGATGTACCTGATTTCACCCTTCATCATCAATGCAACTTATGGGGCCAGGAGAGATGAAGCACTGCAGATGGTTGTAAACAACGTAGCGAGAAGACTAAACGTAAATCCTCCTAAGGCAGTAGTTGTTTCTTCCCCACCAAATGCCTTTGCATACGGAAACATTCTGACAGGAAAGTACGTTGCAGTTTCTGACAGCCTTATAAACATGCTTGACAGAGATGAGCTGGAAGCTGTAATTGGTCATGAACTCGGGCATCACAAACACAGAGACAACCTTGTTATGCTCCTATTTGGCCTTCTCCCATCTGTAATCTTCTACCTTGGCTATGCTCTGATTCATGCATCCTTCAGAGATGACAGAAGGGGGATGCAGCTCGCAGCTGTGGGTTTTGCTGCTGTCATAGTGTCTTTCATCGTTCAGATACTCGTTCTTGCCTTCAGCAGACTCAGAGAATATTATGCGGACTTTGAGGGTGTGAGAGCTACAAGCAAAGAATCAATGCAGAGAAGTCTTGCAAAAATACATCTGTTCTACAACCACTACCCGAGATATGCAGATGTTGTTGCTGAAAGCAAGCTTAAAACCCTGTTTATATACGCTTTCGTTAATGCAGTGGCTGAGCCAATATCAAGAATAGACATAGAAAGGCTGAAGAAAGCAAGGGTTTCACCAATGCAAGAGTTTCTGTCAACACACCCACCAATTCCGAAGAGGTTAAGATTTATTGACAGTATCAGAGCTTTTTGA